One segment of Rattus norvegicus strain BN/NHsdMcwi chromosome 16, GRCr8, whole genome shotgun sequence DNA contains the following:
- the Cbr4 gene encoding 3-oxoacyl-[acyl-carrier-protein] reductase isoform X1: protein MDKVCAVFGGSRGIGKAVAQLMAQKGYRLAIVARNLEVAKATASELGGIHLAFRCNIAKEGDVHSTFEEMEKHLGPVNFLVNAAGINRDSLLVRTKTEDMLSQLHTNLLGTMLTCRAAMRTMIQQGGSIVNVGSIIGLKGNVGQAAYSATKGGLIGFSRSLAKEVARKKIRVNVVAPGCATHGDETRQHSL from the exons ATGGACAAAGTCTGTGCGGTTTTTGGAGGCTCCCGGGGCATCGGCAAGGCTGTAGCCCAGCTAATGGCCCAGAAGGGTTACCGCCTGGCGATCGTCGCCAGAAACTTGGAAGTGGCCAAAGCCACTGCGAGCGAGCTCGGCG GAATCCACTTGGCATTTAGGTGCAACATTGCCAAAGAAGGAGATGTTCACAGTACATTTGAAGAGATGGAGAAACATTTAGGTCCAGTAAATTTCTTGGTAAATGCAGCTGGTATTAACAG AGACAGTCTTTTAGTAAGAACAAAAACTGAAGATATGCTGTCTCAGCTTCATACCAACCTCTTGGGCACCATGCTGACCTGCAGAGCCGCTATGAGGACAATGATTCAGCAGGGCGGGTCTATTGTTAATGTCG GGAGTATTATTGGTTTAAAAGGCAATGTGGGCCAGGCCGCATATAGTGCCACCAAAGGAGGGCTTATCGGGTTTTCACGCTCGCTTGCTAAAGAGGTTGCCCGGAAGAAAATCAGAGTGAATGTGGTTGCACCAG